In uncultured Campylobacter sp., a genomic segment contains:
- the pheA gene encoding prephenate dehydratase yields MQNINDLRSEIDKIDDEVLKRLNERMNFVRKIGELKQTSGSAIYRPERERAILNRLEGQDSAFLNKAAIEAIYLEIFAVSRNLEMPEKVAYLGPEGTYTHQAAESRFGAMSAYLPLASIEAVFTKLKHKEAKYGVVPIENNTEGAVGATLDCLGRFDSVKVVAEIYMDIHHIFASKCENLKDIKRIYSHPQGYNQCRKFLDDHMLSAVEFIPAKSTAQAAQLASSEPNSAAICSKIAAKLYGVPILFETIEDNAANRTRFFILSDFKNERAQRNKTSILAKTDHRPGGLVELLLAFRDEGINITKLESRPIKQREFKANFYIDFDGHIDDDNVQKAIQKAVSYGHEIAWLGSYVAWEE; encoded by the coding sequence ATGCAAAACATAAACGACCTTAGAAGCGAGATAGATAAGATCGACGACGAGGTGCTAAAGCGCCTAAACGAACGTATGAATTTCGTGCGAAAGATCGGAGAGCTAAAGCAAACCAGCGGCAGCGCGATCTACCGCCCCGAGCGCGAAAGAGCGATCTTAAACCGCCTTGAGGGGCAAGACTCTGCGTTTTTAAACAAAGCCGCGATAGAGGCGATATATCTTGAGATTTTCGCCGTCAGTAGAAACCTCGAGATGCCGGAAAAAGTCGCCTATCTAGGGCCTGAGGGCACCTATACGCACCAAGCCGCCGAGAGCCGTTTCGGCGCGATGAGTGCGTATCTGCCGCTAGCTAGCATCGAGGCGGTTTTTACCAAACTAAAGCACAAAGAGGCCAAATACGGCGTCGTGCCGATAGAAAATAACACCGAAGGCGCGGTAGGCGCGACGCTAGACTGCCTAGGGCGGTTTGATAGCGTCAAGGTCGTAGCAGAAATTTACATGGATATCCACCACATTTTTGCGAGCAAATGCGAAAATTTAAAAGACATTAAGCGCATCTACTCGCACCCGCAAGGCTACAATCAGTGCCGCAAATTTTTAGACGATCATATGCTTTCAGCCGTCGAGTTTATCCCGGCAAAATCTACCGCGCAGGCTGCGCAGCTAGCTAGTAGCGAGCCAAACTCGGCCGCTATCTGTTCTAAGATCGCAGCCAAGCTTTACGGCGTGCCGATCTTGTTTGAGACGATCGAGGATAATGCCGCAAACCGGACGAGATTTTTTATATTAAGCGATTTTAAAAACGAGCGCGCGCAAAGAAATAAAACATCCATCTTAGCAAAGACCGATCATCGTCCGGGCGGGCTAGTGGAGCTGCTACTAGCCTTTAGAGACGAGGGCATAAATATCACCAAGCTAGAGAGCCGCCCGATAAAACAGCGCGAATTTAAGGCGAATTTTTATATAGATTTTGATGGGCATATAGACGACGATAACGTCCAAAAAGCGATACAAAAAGCGGTAAGCTACGGTCACGAGATCGCGTGGCTAGGAAGCTACGTCGCGTGGGAGGAGTGA
- the fliG gene encoding flagellar motor switch protein FliG encodes MASIKLTEQQKMTYDDLSMPEKVAILLIQLGEDATTQLFSHMEVDVITEISRYIATARSVDKAVASAVLDEFYALMQSNQYIRSGGLDYAKEILYRTFGPEAAQKILDKLAKSMENSKSFGYLTKVKPQQLADFIVTEHPQTIALILAHMDSTSAAETLSFFPDELRSEVVVRMANLGDISPSIIKRVSTVLEGKLESLTSYKVEVGGPRAVAEVLNRLGQKASKSTIEYIEDVDEKLATTIKELMFTFEDINTLNQAAIREILKNVDKKDLMIALKGSGDALKEKFLSSMSQRASDSFKEEMQFLGAVRVKDVEDAQRRIVEQVQALAESGAFQIGESDEMIE; translated from the coding sequence ATGGCTTCTATTAAACTCACGGAACAACAAAAGATGACCTATGACGATCTGTCGATGCCAGAAAAGGTCGCTATCTTGCTCATACAGCTTGGCGAGGATGCCACGACGCAGCTTTTCTCGCATATGGAAGTCGATGTGATAACCGAAATTTCACGCTACATCGCTACGGCAAGAAGCGTCGATAAGGCTGTGGCTTCGGCGGTTTTGGACGAATTTTACGCCTTGATGCAGTCAAATCAATATATAAGAAGCGGCGGACTTGATTATGCGAAGGAAATTTTATACCGCACTTTCGGTCCTGAAGCCGCGCAAAAGATCCTCGACAAACTCGCAAAAAGTATGGAAAACTCAAAGAGTTTCGGCTATCTTACCAAGGTTAAGCCTCAGCAGCTTGCCGACTTTATCGTTACCGAGCATCCTCAGACTATCGCGCTTATTTTGGCGCATATGGATTCAACCAGCGCAGCCGAGACGTTGTCGTTTTTCCCTGATGAGCTTAGGAGTGAGGTTGTAGTTAGGATGGCGAATTTAGGCGACATCAGCCCATCTATCATCAAGCGCGTCTCAACCGTGCTTGAGGGCAAGCTAGAGAGCCTAACGTCATACAAGGTCGAAGTCGGCGGTCCAAGAGCCGTCGCTGAGGTGTTAAACCGCCTTGGTCAAAAGGCGTCTAAATCTACGATCGAATACATCGAAGACGTCGATGAGAAGCTCGCTACGACGATCAAAGAGCTTATGTTTACCTTTGAGGATATCAATACCCTCAACCAAGCAGCTATCCGCGAGATACTTAAAAACGTAGATAAAAAAGACCTTATGATCGCTCTAAAAGGCAGCGGCGATGCGCTTAAAGAGAAATTTCTCTCCAGTATGTCCCAGCGCGCCAGCGATTCGTTTAAAGAAGAGATGCAATTTTTGGGCGCGGTGCGCGTAAAAGACGTCGAGGACGCTCAGCGCCGAATAGTAGAGCAGGTTCAGGCTCTAGCCGAGAGCGGAGCGTTCCAAATAGGCGAAAGCGATGAGATGATAGAATGA
- the pth gene encoding aminoacyl-tRNA hydrolase: MILIVGLGNPGPEYSKTRHNVGFMLIDRLKNSNFTDVSSAKFQGELFKFQNLLFLKPTTFMNLSGRSVKAVADFYKPERIIVIHDDLDLNFGVVKFKKGGGNGGHNGLKSIDALMGADYERVRIGIGRSAHKGESAVTNHVLGEFNADEKEGLEKILDYCENALNELIKTDIDAVSQKFSTKKGIL; the protein is encoded by the coding sequence TTGATACTCATAGTCGGACTGGGAAATCCCGGTCCCGAGTACTCCAAAACAAGACACAATGTCGGCTTTATGCTGATAGATAGACTCAAAAACTCAAATTTCACCGACGTAAGTTCAGCTAAATTTCAAGGCGAGCTGTTTAAATTTCAAAATTTACTTTTTCTAAAACCGACGACCTTTATGAATTTAAGCGGACGAAGCGTAAAAGCAGTCGCCGATTTTTACAAACCCGAGCGCATTATCGTTATTCACGACGACCTTGATCTAAATTTCGGCGTCGTTAAATTTAAAAAGGGCGGCGGAAACGGCGGACATAACGGGCTAAAATCAATCGATGCGCTAATGGGCGCAGACTACGAGCGCGTACGTATCGGTATCGGTAGAAGCGCGCACAAAGGCGAAAGCGCGGTAACTAACCATGTGCTTGGCGAATTTAACGCAGATGAAAAAGAGGGGCTGGAAAAGATTTTAGACTACTGCGAAAATGCGCTAAATGAGCTAATAAAAACCGACATCGACGCCGTTTCGCAAAAATTCTCGACAAAAAAAGGTATTTTGTGA
- a CDS encoding LptF/LptG family permease gives MNLYARYVGWLYFKYFAILFIALTLFYVGIDILTNLKDMPASANLKLLYFGLTSLTAVNYVLPLALIFALITSKFSMIRSNELVSFYALGIDKNRLIKPPFYIALAVTFIYVGLNFTPFAYSYEYARNIVKLSHLSRTSSDIFLKFEGKFIYIDSLSPISGEAKDVRIFDVNGSDLRAATFGRSARFVDDAWLLKEAKIVNLPQNIKLGEKGLDIKTPSGLKTLEGFKPKTIESASAENSAITISDAVDYILAFKDEGIGLNSTKTTLYNLAFAPFFAPFMVLIIYYFLPVTGRFFNLALKSFIFTIASLCVWGALFVMMRFARNGVVSPEIGVLLPIILLGAYAFYLHFKSR, from the coding sequence ATGAACCTTTACGCGCGTTACGTCGGCTGGCTTTATTTTAAATACTTCGCGATCTTGTTTATCGCGCTCACGCTTTTTTACGTCGGTATCGACATCCTAACCAACCTAAAAGATATGCCCGCAAGTGCGAACCTAAAGCTGCTTTATTTCGGACTTACCTCGCTTACGGCCGTAAACTACGTCTTACCGCTTGCGCTCATTTTTGCGCTGATAACTAGCAAATTTAGCATGATCCGTAGCAACGAGCTAGTTAGCTTTTACGCGCTGGGTATCGACAAAAATCGCCTAATAAAGCCGCCTTTTTATATCGCGCTTGCCGTCACATTTATTTACGTCGGATTAAATTTTACGCCGTTTGCCTACTCTTACGAGTACGCCAGAAACATCGTTAAGCTCTCGCATTTATCGCGCACGAGCTCGGATATTTTCTTAAAATTCGAGGGCAAATTTATCTACATAGATAGCCTTAGCCCGATTAGCGGCGAAGCTAAAGATGTTCGGATATTTGACGTAAACGGTAGCGATTTGCGCGCTGCGACGTTTGGACGTAGCGCTAGATTTGTAGATGACGCGTGGCTTTTAAAAGAGGCGAAAATCGTAAATTTACCGCAAAATATCAAACTGGGCGAAAAAGGACTCGATATCAAAACGCCAAGCGGATTAAAAACGCTTGAAGGCTTTAAACCTAAAACGATAGAAAGCGCGTCGGCTGAGAATTCGGCGATCACGATTTCTGATGCGGTGGATTATATTTTAGCGTTTAAAGACGAGGGTATCGGGCTAAATTCGACCAAAACCACGCTTTATAACCTTGCTTTCGCGCCGTTTTTTGCGCCTTTTATGGTGCTTATTATTTACTATTTTTTGCCGGTTACGGGACGATTTTTCAACCTCGCCTTAAAGAGCTTTATCTTTACGATAGCCTCGCTTTGCGTTTGGGGCGCGCTTTTTGTGATGATGAGGTTTGCTAGAAACGGCGTCGTTTCGCCCGAGATCGGCGTGCTTTTACCGATTATTTTACTCGGCGCATACGCTTTTTATCTACATTTTAAAAGTCGTTAA
- the lysA gene encoding diaminopimelate decarboxylase — translation MDFTNLAQRYGTPLYVYDFDYMAHRYEALKNAFHARKSLVCYAVKANSNLSVLKFLAGLGAGFDCVSVGEVKRALLAGAKNYQIILSGVGKRDDELKFALENEILMINLESEAEMNRLEAIAKQLGKSARISIRVNPDIDAKTHPYISTGLNENKFGVDLQTAKKMYLHAKNSPHLEPVGIHSHIGSQLTDIKPVIEAAKIVANLARELKAAQIDIKFFDVGGGIGIVYGDESEPDLYEYAQGILANLSGLDITVVCEPGRFIVGNAGYFLTSVLYEKFNKEKRFVVVDGAMNDLIRPSLYQAKHKIFALSGGKTLCECKTEQLEELKFSPCDVVGPICESGDFLAKDRNLPPLNPGDLVVVKSAGAYGFAMSSNYNTRGRAAEVAVKGGEDFLIRRRESFEDVVALEREFLG, via the coding sequence ATGGATTTTACGAATTTGGCACAAAGATACGGCACTCCTCTTTACGTTTACGATTTTGACTATATGGCGCACCGCTATGAAGCGCTAAAAAACGCCTTTCACGCTAGAAAATCTCTCGTATGCTACGCCGTTAAGGCAAACTCGAATTTAAGCGTTTTGAAATTTTTAGCCGGGCTTGGAGCCGGATTTGATTGCGTGAGCGTAGGCGAAGTTAAGCGCGCACTGCTAGCGGGGGCTAAAAACTACCAGATCATCCTAAGCGGCGTGGGTAAGCGCGACGATGAACTCAAATTTGCGCTGGAAAACGAAATCCTTATGATAAATTTAGAAAGCGAAGCCGAGATGAACCGTCTGGAAGCGATCGCAAAACAGCTAGGCAAGTCCGCTCGCATCAGCATCCGCGTAAATCCAGACATCGACGCTAAAACTCACCCCTACATCTCGACCGGACTAAACGAAAATAAATTCGGCGTAGATCTGCAAACGGCTAAAAAAATGTATCTGCACGCTAAAAACTCGCCGCATCTCGAGCCTGTGGGCATCCACAGCCATATCGGCTCGCAGCTAACCGACATCAAGCCCGTTATCGAAGCGGCAAAGATCGTGGCAAATTTGGCTCGCGAGCTAAAGGCGGCGCAAATCGACATCAAATTTTTTGACGTCGGCGGCGGCATAGGTATCGTTTACGGCGACGAGAGCGAGCCTGATCTATACGAATACGCGCAGGGTATTTTGGCAAATTTAAGCGGTCTTGACATTACGGTAGTTTGCGAGCCGGGACGCTTTATCGTCGGTAACGCGGGATATTTTCTAACTAGCGTGCTTTACGAGAAATTTAATAAAGAAAAGCGCTTTGTCGTCGTGGACGGCGCGATGAACGACCTTATCCGTCCTAGCCTCTATCAAGCTAAGCATAAAATTTTCGCTCTTAGCGGCGGCAAGACTCTTTGCGAGTGTAAGACCGAGCAGCTTGAGGAGCTCAAATTTAGCCCTTGCGACGTGGTCGGGCCGATCTGCGAGAGCGGAGATTTTCTCGCAAAAGACCGAAATTTGCCGCCGTTAAACCCGGGCGATCTAGTCGTCGTCAAATCAGCCGGCGCATACGGCTTTGCGATGAGCAGCAACTACAACACTCGCGGACGCGCCGCGGAGGTTGCGGTAAAGGGCGGCGAGGACTTTTTGATTAGGCGGCGCGAGAGTTTTGAGGACGTAGTGGCGCTGGAGCGCGAATTTCTAGGCTAG
- the fliH gene encoding flagellar assembly protein FliH yields the protein MKSSLISSEKAKEHFIENYRFKVLGQEKKQDPARGQDSEDQRSDAGEQESSNLNDTKEQGAHFKPESSFIEELLKRTDEMSGNMIKLQMQIENQENEFAKRLESEIQRAKEDGIRQGAEEAAAKFNEELKALESRYLGSINKLEEQAAKFENLIVSSEAQLPTTAIEIAKEVVKKEISLNSANIAAAICKELFGEIKDAKEVQVKVNPKDYEFIKENFSGQNVKISADEAISAGGAIVLSDAGNLEGTIEARLEKIKKIIGQ from the coding sequence ATGAAAAGCAGTTTAATATCAAGCGAAAAAGCCAAAGAGCATTTTATAGAAAATTACAGATTTAAGGTGCTGGGTCAAGAAAAAAAACAAGACCCGGCTCGTGGGCAGGACTCCGAGGATCAAAGATCTGACGCCGGCGAGCAAGAGAGTTCAAATTTAAACGATACAAAAGAGCAAGGCGCGCATTTTAAGCCTGAATCAAGCTTTATTGAGGAGCTGCTAAAACGCACCGACGAGATGAGCGGCAATATGATAAAGCTGCAAATGCAAATTGAAAATCAAGAAAACGAATTTGCTAAACGCCTAGAAAGCGAGATCCAGCGCGCTAAAGAAGACGGCATAAGGCAAGGCGCAGAGGAGGCAGCGGCTAAATTTAACGAAGAACTAAAAGCGCTTGAGAGCAGGTATCTGGGCTCAATAAATAAGCTAGAGGAGCAGGCGGCTAAATTTGAAAATCTTATCGTATCTAGCGAAGCGCAGCTTCCGACTACTGCTATCGAGATCGCAAAAGAGGTCGTAAAAAAAGAGATTTCTCTAAATTCGGCAAACATAGCCGCAGCCATATGCAAAGAGCTTTTTGGCGAGATCAAAGACGCCAAAGAGGTGCAGGTTAAAGTAAATCCGAAAGATTACGAGTTTATCAAAGAAAATTTTTCCGGTCAAAACGTCAAAATCTCTGCCGACGAAGCCATCAGCGCGGGCGGAGCAATAGTGCTTAGCGACGCGGGAAACCTTGAAGGCACGATCGAAGCCAGACTAGAAAAAATCAAAAAGATAATAGGGCAATGA
- the hisC gene encoding histidinol-phosphate transaminase, whose product MKFNENLANLVSYEAGKPIELVVREYGIDEKDVIKLASNENPYGTSPAVVKAIGEIVNKMHLYPDDSYFELKAALARKFDVSEKSIVIGSGSDQIIEFAVHAKANANKGILTAGITFAMYEIYAKAAGAKVFKTKSKEHDLGEFLQIYKANKDEIGVIFLCVPNNPLGGCLDAEEIYKFLDQIDADTLVVIDGAYQEFAKFKDAKKEIKPRELIAKFPNAIYLGTFSKAYGLGGMRVGYGIGEQSVMSELGKLRAPFNITTLSLKAAVEALKDEEFVKMALETNFKEMKKYEKFADKHGIKRLPSFTNFIVFEFERQNSSELAQNLLKKGIILRDLKGYGLNAIRITIGLPNQNDVVLKQIEENLK is encoded by the coding sequence ATGAAATTTAACGAAAATTTGGCAAATTTAGTAAGCTACGAGGCGGGCAAGCCTATCGAGCTTGTCGTGCGCGAATACGGTATCGACGAAAAAGACGTCATCAAGCTAGCCAGCAACGAAAACCCCTACGGCACTAGCCCTGCGGTAGTAAAAGCAATAGGCGAGATAGTAAACAAAATGCATCTTTATCCCGACGACAGCTACTTTGAGCTAAAGGCCGCGCTAGCTAGAAAATTTGACGTCAGCGAAAAATCTATCGTAATAGGCTCTGGAAGCGATCAGATAATAGAATTTGCCGTGCACGCAAAAGCAAACGCGAACAAGGGAATTTTAACTGCGGGCATCACATTTGCTATGTATGAAATTTACGCTAAAGCAGCTGGCGCGAAGGTCTTTAAAACAAAGAGTAAAGAACACGATCTAGGCGAGTTTTTGCAAATTTACAAGGCTAACAAAGACGAGATCGGCGTGATATTTTTGTGCGTGCCTAATAATCCTCTTGGAGGCTGCCTAGACGCCGAGGAAATTTATAAATTTTTAGATCAAATCGATGCCGACACGCTCGTAGTTATTGACGGCGCGTATCAGGAGTTTGCTAAATTTAAAGACGCAAAAAAAGAGATAAAGCCTCGCGAGCTCATAGCCAAATTTCCAAACGCGATATATCTAGGTACGTTTTCCAAGGCTTACGGCCTAGGCGGTATGCGCGTAGGATACGGCATCGGCGAGCAAAGCGTAATGAGCGAGCTGGGAAAACTAAGGGCGCCGTTTAACATAACGACTCTTAGCCTAAAAGCGGCCGTAGAAGCGCTAAAAGACGAAGAATTCGTAAAAATGGCGCTTGAGACAAACTTTAAAGAGATGAAAAAATACGAAAAATTTGCCGATAAGCATGGCATAAAGCGTCTGCCTAGCTTTACGAATTTTATCGTTTTTGAATTTGAGCGCCAAAATTCAAGCGAGCTTGCTCAAAATCTGTTAAAAAAAGGTATAATTTTACGTGATCTAAAAGGCTACGGATTAAACGCGATTCGCATAACGATTGGATTGCCGAATCAAAACGACGTAGTTTTAAAACAAATTGAGGAAAATTTAAAATAA
- a CDS encoding 50S ribosomal protein L25/general stress protein Ctc has translation MLEGIVRESIGKKASKALRRDGYLIANIYGKGLENVQAAFKINDFIKEVRKKESLAFDVKVGGKTLKVVVVEYQKDPVTNALKHVDLKVALPGVVSKYMIPVKPYGTPVGLKNKGVLIISKRRLAVKCTAENLPNSFDIDVSGLDIDNTVLVRDIAVPAGVTMIDADRVAVLGVIKAK, from the coding sequence ATGTTAGAAGGTATCGTTAGAGAGAGTATCGGTAAAAAGGCGTCAAAAGCCTTGAGAAGAGATGGTTATCTAATCGCCAACATTTACGGCAAGGGATTAGAGAATGTGCAAGCCGCTTTTAAAATCAACGATTTTATAAAAGAGGTTCGCAAAAAAGAGAGCCTTGCGTTTGACGTAAAAGTAGGCGGAAAAACCTTAAAAGTCGTAGTAGTCGAATACCAAAAAGACCCTGTGACAAATGCGCTAAAACACGTTGATTTAAAGGTTGCGCTTCCAGGCGTCGTCTCAAAATATATGATCCCGGTTAAGCCTTACGGAACTCCGGTCGGTCTAAAAAATAAAGGCGTTTTGATTATCTCAAAAAGACGCTTAGCCGTAAAATGCACGGCTGAAAATTTGCCTAATTCATTTGACATAGACGTTAGCGGCCTTGATATAGACAATACCGTGTTGGTGCGCGATATAGCCGTTCCTGCGGGCGTCACTATGATCGATGCCGACCGCGTAGCGGTTCTAGGCGTAATAAAAGCTAAATAA
- the fliF gene encoding flagellar basal-body MS-ring/collar protein FliF has protein sequence MDFKAIFQQIGQIYQNLSLKQRLVAMGSVALVVGFLVFLSIYKSSSVNYDGYSVLFENTSAADSALIIQQLEKDKVKYKILNEGTILVPNADVYRERISVASLGILKDGKVGFEIFDKQEFGATDAEQKVKFQRALEGELARTIESLAPIKKAIVRIAIPKETLFTERATPPSASIVLNLKDGQSLNLKQITGIKNLVAAAVANLKPEQVKIVSEDGAPLGEEDGEYDSDQITQQIKYKRDAEQGLEEKIINVLSPIVGGSDKVVAKVTIDFDFARKDSQSETFDPNSVARSEQNVEEKRQGSKEAEVQGVPGAVSNIGPVEGLQDGKMKELYSKSSSTTNYEISKKVERVKDQFAKINRLSAAVVVDGKYENKKDENGNPTKEVVYVPLDEKQLNRIDALIRQSIGFDQNRGDEVTVSNFEFQRPDGQTPASKVNSFFELYILPFAPLLKYIFVAILLYFFYKKVIVPFMSKMLEDVKEEEPEPMPDIVELDDSEDTLEKFKAAKKKVEEQLGVGGDFNEDELRYDVMLEKMKLVAQERAEEVAVLLQDMIKNDAEFSNRKDI, from the coding sequence ATGGATTTTAAAGCAATATTTCAACAAATCGGGCAAATTTACCAAAATCTCTCGCTAAAACAGCGGCTAGTGGCTATGGGGTCGGTTGCTTTAGTGGTTGGATTTTTAGTATTTTTAAGTATTTATAAAAGCTCAAGCGTAAACTACGACGGATATAGCGTTCTTTTTGAAAATACCTCTGCAGCGGACTCTGCGTTAATAATCCAGCAGCTTGAAAAAGATAAAGTTAAATATAAAATTTTAAATGAAGGTACTATTTTAGTGCCAAATGCCGACGTTTACCGCGAGAGAATCTCGGTGGCCTCGCTTGGGATTTTAAAAGACGGCAAAGTCGGTTTTGAGATTTTCGATAAGCAAGAATTCGGCGCTACCGATGCCGAGCAAAAGGTTAAATTTCAGCGCGCTTTGGAGGGCGAGCTAGCGCGCACGATCGAGAGCTTAGCGCCTATTAAAAAAGCTATCGTTCGTATCGCGATACCCAAAGAGACGCTTTTTACAGAGCGAGCTACGCCGCCAAGCGCATCGATCGTTTTAAATTTAAAAGACGGACAGAGCTTAAATTTAAAGCAAATTACGGGTATTAAAAATTTAGTCGCCGCCGCGGTAGCAAATTTAAAACCCGAGCAGGTAAAAATCGTGAGCGAAGACGGAGCTCCGCTGGGCGAAGAGGACGGCGAATACGACAGCGATCAAATCACCCAACAAATAAAATATAAGCGCGACGCCGAGCAAGGCCTAGAAGAAAAGATCATAAACGTCCTATCGCCGATCGTGGGCGGTTCTGACAAGGTCGTGGCTAAGGTAACTATAGATTTTGATTTTGCCAGAAAAGATAGCCAAAGCGAGACCTTTGATCCAAATTCGGTCGCTAGAAGCGAGCAAAACGTCGAAGAAAAGCGCCAAGGTAGCAAAGAAGCCGAAGTGCAAGGGGTGCCTGGAGCCGTAAGCAACATCGGTCCGGTCGAAGGCCTGCAAGACGGTAAAATGAAAGAACTCTACTCTAAAAGCTCATCCACGACAAACTACGAAATTTCAAAAAAGGTAGAGCGCGTCAAGGATCAGTTTGCTAAGATAAACCGCCTAAGCGCCGCAGTCGTAGTAGACGGAAAATACGAAAATAAAAAAGACGAAAACGGAAATCCGACTAAAGAAGTAGTCTATGTGCCGCTTGACGAAAAGCAGTTAAATAGAATCGACGCTCTCATCCGCCAGTCTATCGGCTTTGATCAAAACAGAGGCGATGAAGTGACGGTTAGTAACTTCGAGTTCCAGCGCCCAGACGGACAAACTCCTGCTAGTAAGGTAAATTCGTTCTTTGAGCTTTATATCTTGCCTTTTGCTCCGCTACTAAAATATATATTCGTAGCGATTTTACTCTACTTTTTCTACAAAAAAGTTATCGTGCCGTTTATGTCTAAGATGCTTGAGGACGTCAAAGAAGAGGAACCAGAACCGATGCCAGATATCGTCGAGCTTGACGATAGCGAGGATACGCTGGAGAAATTTAAGGCCGCTAAGAAAAAGGTTGAGGAGCAGCTGGGTGTAGGAGGCGACTTTAACGAGGACGAGCTGCGCTACGACGTGATGCTCGAAAAGATGAAGCTAGTGGCTCAAGAGCGCGCCGAGGAGGTCGCGGTACTACTCCAAGATATGATAAAAAACGACGCCGAATTTAGTAATCGTAAGGATATTTGA